Proteins encoded within one genomic window of Fusobacterium perfoetens:
- a CDS encoding urease subunit beta produces the protein MKPGEYILRKEKIVCNAGKEAITLRVINRGDRAIQIGSHFHFYEVNPILEFDRAKAYGKRLDIAAGTAVRFEPGDEKEIRLIDIAGNRKVYGLNDKVNGALD, from the coding sequence ATGAAACCAGGAGAATATATTTTAAGAAAAGAGAAAATAGTGTGTAATGCTGGAAAAGAAGCTATTACATTAAGAGTTATAAACAGAGGAGACAGAGCTATACAAATAGGATCTCATTTTCATTTTTATGAAGTAAATCCGATTCTTGAATTTGACAGAGCAAAAGCATATGGTAAAAGATTGGATATAGCAGCTGGAACTGCAGTAAGATTTGAGCCAGGAGATGAAAAAGAGATAAGACTTATAGATATAGCAGGAAACAGAAAAGTATATGGATTAAATGATAAAGTAAACGGAGCTTTAGACTAG
- the ureC gene encoding urease subunit alpha, with protein MSFEIGRKQYASMYGPTTGDSIRLADTELFIRIEKDYTTYGEECKFGGGKSLRAGMGLNPVEMRDNEKVVDTIITNAVILDYTGVYKADIGIKDGKIKFIGKGGNPDMMDNVDFIVSASTEVIAGEGTIVTAGGIDTHVHYITPEIVETALSGGLTTLIGGGTGPAEGTKAVTSTPGAWHIHRMLESAEGFPINFGFFGKGSGAVEGPNEEQIEAGAIGLKVHEDWGATRSAIDNALKCADKYDVQVALHSDTLNEFGFVEDTIDAIKDRVIHTFHTEGAGGGHAPDIVRMASFNNVLPASTNPTKPFTVNTIAEHLDMLMVCHHLDPKVPEDLAFADSRIREQTIAAEDILQDMGALSIMSSDALAMGRIGEVVMRTWQTAHKMKLQRGILEGDEEYCDNNRAKRYIAKYTINPALAHGISEYVGSVEVGKYADLVIWEPAFFGVKPKMVVKCGMVAQAVVGDANATIPTPEPMIMRNQFGGYGKAIGSTSITFVSTYAYEDKIKEKLGLNKIVLPVRGHRALTKKDMKLNNATPDITVDPQTYDVRVDGELITCEPLKELPMAQKYFLF; from the coding sequence ATGAGCTTTGAAATAGGAAGAAAACAATATGCTTCTATGTATGGTCCAACTACTGGAGATAGTATAAGACTTGCTGATACGGAGCTTTTTATTAGAATAGAAAAAGATTACACTACTTATGGTGAAGAATGTAAATTTGGTGGTGGAAAATCTCTAAGAGCAGGAATGGGACTTAATCCTGTTGAAATGAGAGATAATGAGAAAGTTGTTGATACAATAATTACAAATGCAGTTATTCTTGACTACACAGGAGTATATAAAGCTGACATTGGTATAAAAGATGGGAAAATAAAATTTATTGGTAAAGGTGGAAATCCAGATATGATGGATAATGTAGACTTTATCGTATCTGCAAGTACAGAAGTTATAGCTGGAGAAGGGACAATAGTTACAGCAGGTGGAATTGACACCCATGTTCACTATATAACTCCTGAAATAGTAGAAACTGCTTTAAGTGGAGGACTTACTACTCTTATAGGAGGAGGAACAGGACCAGCAGAAGGAACAAAAGCTGTTACTTCAACTCCTGGAGCTTGGCATATTCACAGAATGCTTGAATCAGCAGAAGGATTTCCTATTAACTTTGGTTTTTTTGGAAAGGGAAGTGGAGCTGTAGAAGGGCCTAATGAAGAACAAATAGAAGCTGGAGCAATAGGATTAAAAGTTCACGAAGACTGGGGAGCAACAAGATCAGCTATTGATAATGCTTTAAAATGTGCAGATAAATATGATGTTCAAGTTGCACTTCACTCTGATACACTTAATGAATTTGGATTTGTTGAAGATACTATTGATGCTATAAAAGATAGGGTAATTCATACTTTCCATACAGAAGGAGCAGGTGGAGGACATGCACCTGATATTGTAAGAATGGCATCATTTAACAATGTACTGCCAGCATCAACTAACCCTACTAAGCCATTTACAGTAAATACAATTGCTGAGCACTTAGATATGCTTATGGTTTGTCATCACTTAGATCCTAAAGTGCCTGAAGATTTAGCTTTTGCTGACTCAAGAATAAGAGAACAGACAATAGCAGCAGAAGATATTCTTCAAGATATGGGGGCTTTAAGTATTATGAGTTCAGATGCTCTTGCTATGGGAAGAATTGGAGAAGTTGTGATGAGAACTTGGCAGACTGCTCATAAAATGAAACTTCAAAGAGGTATCCTAGAAGGAGACGAGGAATATTGTGATAATAACAGAGCTAAGAGATATATTGCTAAATATACAATTAATCCTGCTCTTGCTCACGGTATATCTGAATATGTAGGTTCTGTTGAAGTAGGAAAATATGCTGATTTAGTTATATGGGAACCTGCTTTCTTTGGAGTAAAACCAAAAATGGTAGTAAAATGTGGAATGGTAGCTCAGGCAGTAGTGGGAGATGCTAATGCAACAATTCCTACACCTGAACCAATGATAATGAGAAATCAGTTTGGTGGATATGGAAAAGCAATAGGAAGCACATCAATAACTTTTGTTTCAACTTATGCTTATGAAGATAAAATTAAAGAAAAATTAGGATTAAATAAAATAGTTTTACCAGTTAGAGGGCACAGAGCTCTTACTAAAAAAGATATGAAACTAAATAATGCAACTCCAGATATAACAGTAGATCCTCAAACATATGATGTAAGAGTAGATGGAGAGCTTATAACTTGTGAACCATTAAAAGAGTTACCAATGGCTCAGAAATATTTCTTATTCTAA
- a CDS encoding urease accessory protein UreE has product MILDKILGNIKDMKDIHCHIERVYLESDELLKRVLRVTSDHGHEYGISLPKGSEMKDGDILFNDGHNIIVISVKEDDVIVITPRDINEMGEIAHNLGNKHLPIQIEDGKIIIQYDYLIEKFLQDLKVNFERKNMKLKQAFRHVDHSH; this is encoded by the coding sequence ATGATATTAGATAAAATTCTTGGAAATATAAAAGATATGAAAGATATACATTGTCATATTGAAAGAGTTTATTTAGAAAGTGATGAACTTTTAAAAAGAGTTTTAAGAGTAACTTCTGATCATGGACATGAATATGGAATCTCTCTTCCAAAAGGAAGCGAAATGAAAGATGGAGACATTTTATTTAATGACGGGCATAATATAATAGTTATTTCTGTTAAAGAAGATGATGTAATAGTTATTACACCTAGAGATATAAATGAAATGGGAGAGATAGCTCATAATCTTGGAAATAAACATCTTCCTATTCAAATTGAAGATGGAAAAATAATTATACAATACGATTATCTGATAGAAAAATTTTTACAAGATTTAAAAGTTAACTTTGAAAGAAAAAATATGAAATTAAAGCAGGCATTTAGACATGTTGACCACAGCCATTAA
- a CDS encoding urease accessory protein UreF — MKILNVMQICDSNFPVGSFNHSFGMETYLRDGDIKDTKTLKIWLLSYLRYQFIYNDGFAIRIVFEKLKENKRDEIWKLDRKLTVQNTSKESRDGAKLVGQRMIKTYLELYDVPLLKEYEERIRKKISFGHPAIATAILLNYLEISLEDTILYYMYSTISTLIQNGVRAIPLGQKDGLILMQKFFPIFQKLLAEIMSLKDEDFGLTVPGLEISQINHEELIFRLFMS; from the coding sequence ATGAAAATTCTGAATGTTATGCAGATTTGTGATTCTAACTTTCCTGTAGGTTCTTTTAATCATTCTTTTGGTATGGAAACATATTTAAGAGATGGAGATATAAAAGACACAAAAACTTTAAAGATTTGGTTGCTTTCATATCTTAGATATCAGTTTATATATAATGATGGTTTTGCCATAAGAATAGTTTTTGAAAAATTAAAAGAGAATAAAAGAGATGAAATTTGGAAATTAGATAGAAAATTAACTGTACAGAACACTTCAAAAGAAAGCAGAGATGGAGCTAAATTAGTTGGACAGAGAATGATAAAAACTTATCTTGAACTTTATGATGTTCCTCTTCTAAAAGAATATGAGGAGAGAATAAGAAAAAAGATATCTTTTGGTCATCCTGCTATTGCTACAGCAATACTTTTGAATTATTTAGAAATATCTTTAGAAGATACTATTTTATATTATATGTACAGCACAATTTCAACTTTAATTCAAAATGGTGTAAGAGCTATACCTTTAGGACAGAAAGATGGGCTTATTTTAATGCAGAAATTTTTTCCTATTTTTCAAAAACTGTTGGCTGAAATAATGAGTTTAAAAGATGAAGATTTTGGATTAACAGTTCCAGGATTAGAAATATCACAAATAAACCACGAAGAATTAATATTCAGATTATTTATGTCATAA
- the ureG gene encoding urease accessory protein UreG — MEPVIIGVGGPVGSGKTLLIERVTRIMAADYKIAVITNDIYTKEDAMFMVKNSVLPEDRIIGVETGGCPHTAIREDASMNFAAIDELKSRFDDLDIIFLESGGDNLAATFSPDLVDFSIYIIDVAQGEKIPRKAGQGMIKSDMFIINKIDLAPYVGANLDVMREDTKVFRKEKDFIFTNLKTDEGVNKVIDWIKSNCLLEGLK; from the coding sequence ATGGAACCAGTAATAATTGGTGTAGGTGGACCAGTAGGTTCTGGAAAGACTCTTCTTATAGAAAGAGTTACAAGAATAATGGCAGCAGATTATAAAATTGCTGTTATAACTAATGATATATATACAAAAGAAGATGCTATGTTTATGGTAAAGAATTCTGTTTTACCTGAAGATAGAATAATTGGTGTAGAGACAGGAGGTTGTCCTCATACTGCTATAAGAGAAGATGCTTCTATGAACTTTGCAGCGATAGACGAATTAAAAAGTAGATTTGATGATTTAGATATAATTTTTCTTGAAAGTGGAGGAGATAATTTAGCTGCTACTTTCAGTCCTGATTTAGTAGATTTTTCAATCTATATAATTGATGTGGCTCAAGGAGAAAAAATTCCTAGAAAAGCAGGACAAGGAATGATTAAGAGTGATATGTTCATCATAAATAAAATAGATTTAGCACCATATGTTGGAGCAAATCTTGATGTAATGAGAGAGGACACAAAAGTTTTCAGAAAAGAAAAAGACTTTATATTTACAAATCTAAAAACAGATGAGGGTGTAAATAAAGTTATTGACTGGATTAAATCTAATTGTCTTTTAGAGGGGCTTAAATAG
- a CDS encoding urease accessory protein UreD, with protein MREKITIDDLRKNNLAGYTELVLQKTPRRTGAKKSYTVGAAKISPAIYLDDDTIPCYYLIQLGGGYIEGEYYENNIKLEKGSEAILTTQASSKIYKSENGIPSKQYTNLYLEKDSKLEFINDSVILYKDAVYEQSTDIYLEDGSTLIYSDGITSGWSPDGKLFQYKSARIRTNLYLEEELIYLDNLKITPSEYEVQSFGILEGYKNFGTMLVIDKRVNKELIKKLREETKDLNLDVKFGISLLEKNGFIIRVLGNLTQDIQRVINKVHTYLRKEFFEQEELDLRKY; from the coding sequence ATGAGAGAAAAAATCACAATAGATGATTTAAGGAAAAATAATCTTGCTGGGTATACAGAGCTTGTATTACAAAAAACTCCAAGGAGAACAGGAGCAAAGAAAAGTTATACAGTAGGAGCTGCAAAAATTTCTCCAGCTATATATCTTGATGATGATACTATACCATGCTATTATCTTATTCAATTAGGTGGAGGATATATTGAGGGAGAATATTATGAAAATAATATAAAACTAGAAAAAGGAAGTGAAGCTATTTTAACAACACAGGCTTCAAGCAAAATATATAAAAGTGAAAATGGCATTCCTTCAAAACAGTATACTAATTTGTATCTTGAAAAAGACAGTAAGCTTGAGTTTATAAATGATAGTGTGATACTTTATAAAGATGCTGTTTATGAGCAGAGCACAGATATTTATCTAGAAGATGGAAGCACTTTGATTTATTCTGATGGAATTACTTCTGGATGGTCTCCAGATGGTAAACTTTTTCAATATAAAAGTGCAAGAATAAGAACGAATCTTTATCTTGAAGAAGAACTTATTTATTTAGATAATTTAAAAATAACTCCTAGTGAATATGAAGTCCAAAGTTTTGGTATTCTTGAAGGATATAAAAATTTTGGAACTATGTTAGTCATAGATAAAAGAGTAAATAAAGAGCTGATTAAAAAGTTAAGAGAAGAAACTAAAGATTTGAATTTAGATGTAAAATTTGGAATTTCTCTTCTTGAAAAAAATGGCTTTATAATCAGAGTCCTTGGAAATCTTACTCAGGATATTCAAAGGGTTATAAATAAAGTTCATACTTATTTAAGAAAAGAATTTTTTGAACAGGAAGAATTAGATTTAAGAAAATATTAA
- a CDS encoding ABC transporter substrate-binding protein: MNLKKIIAGGLILYSSAFAYEPIKYIFDDGVYKKEIIVTKSPEKAVTLAQFMTETLLALGLEDKMTGTALLNEEILPEYKEAYEKIPELEMGEGHSISKESFIATEADFVSGWEQSITEEATGSLEELEARGIVPFVSSGLAPDATIESVYNDFMLLGKIFEVPERAKEIVIKMKNEVKNISEKTKDIKNRPRVLIYDSGEGEAFVGGSGLPNNLIELAGGENIYKDLGQDYAAVSFEDIVQRNPEIIVVTEYYSGITGDEKIKFLKNNPALKDIDAIKNNRIYKIGLIDLAPGIRNSKAVGKLYNMFYGNEK; this comes from the coding sequence ATGAATTTAAAAAAAATAATAGCAGGAGGTTTGATATTATATTCTTCTGCTTTTGCTTATGAACCAATTAAATATATATTTGATGATGGAGTTTATAAAAAAGAAATAATTGTTACTAAATCACCTGAAAAGGCAGTAACACTGGCACAATTTATGACTGAAACTCTTTTAGCTCTTGGCTTGGAAGATAAGATGACAGGAACAGCTCTTTTAAATGAAGAAATTTTACCAGAATATAAAGAGGCTTATGAAAAAATACCAGAATTAGAAATGGGAGAAGGGCATTCAATATCAAAAGAATCATTTATAGCAACTGAAGCAGATTTTGTATCTGGATGGGAGCAATCAATAACAGAAGAAGCTACAGGATCTTTAGAAGAGTTAGAAGCGAGAGGAATAGTTCCTTTTGTATCTAGTGGATTAGCACCAGATGCAACTATTGAAAGTGTGTATAATGATTTTATGCTACTTGGAAAAATATTTGAAGTTCCTGAAAGAGCTAAAGAAATTGTAATTAAAATGAAAAATGAAGTTAAAAATATAAGTGAAAAAACAAAAGATATAAAAAATAGACCTAGAGTATTAATCTATGATTCAGGAGAAGGGGAGGCTTTTGTTGGAGGATCTGGGCTTCCTAATAATCTTATTGAACTTGCTGGAGGAGAAAATATTTATAAAGATTTAGGTCAGGATTATGCTGCAGTTTCCTTTGAAGATATTGTTCAAAGAAATCCTGAAATAATAGTTGTAACAGAATATTATTCAGGAATTACAGGAGATGAAAAAATTAAGTTTTTAAAAAATAATCCAGCTTTAAAAGATATAGATGCTATAAAAAATAATAGAATTTATAAAATTGGACTTATTGATTTAGCTCCAGGAATAAGAAACTCAAAAGCAGTAGGTAAATTATACAATATGTTTTATGGAAATGAAAAGTAA
- a CDS encoding FecCD family ABC transporter permease: MLALSILIGISFGSSYISVKSVYQFLSNKLLHKEIFLVSWKKNIEAIIWEIRVPRVLLSAITGGGLAISGVLMQCITKNPIADPYILGISSGASAGAVAVIIFGGTSIGMLGITGGAFVGALSCGIIVFIIGTENGKNISTVRLILTGLAVSTIFSSITNILVYSAKNSNQVRSAVFWSMGSLGRAKWGELLIPFLALVVVFILSLLLSKSLDILLLGDNTAKMIGMDIGKIKTIIILSSTILISILVSLTGSIGFIGLIVPHICRYFCGSSHKKLLILSILVGAIFLILCDTIARTIFPPRDVPIGIITSIIGGPFFLFMIGIKSFSLGGKNGRS, translated from the coding sequence ATGTTAGCACTTAGTATTTTGATAGGTATTTCTTTTGGAAGCAGTTATATTTCTGTAAAATCTGTTTATCAATTTCTGAGTAATAAACTTTTACATAAAGAAATATTTTTGGTTTCATGGAAAAAAAATATAGAAGCTATTATTTGGGAAATAAGAGTTCCAAGGGTTCTGCTTTCTGCAATAACAGGGGGAGGGCTTGCAATTTCAGGAGTTTTAATGCAATGTATAACTAAAAATCCAATAGCAGATCCATATATTTTAGGAATATCTTCTGGGGCTTCAGCTGGAGCAGTGGCAGTTATTATTTTTGGGGGAACAAGTATAGGAATGTTAGGAATAACAGGAGGAGCTTTTGTTGGTGCTCTTTCTTGTGGAATTATTGTTTTTATAATAGGAACAGAAAATGGGAAGAATATATCAACAGTAAGACTTATACTGACTGGGCTGGCTGTTTCAACTATTTTTTCATCTATAACTAATATTTTGGTCTATTCAGCCAAGAATTCTAATCAAGTAAGATCTGCTGTTTTTTGGAGTATGGGAAGCTTAGGAAGAGCTAAATGGGGAGAATTATTAATTCCATTTCTAGCATTAGTAGTTGTTTTTATACTTTCTCTTCTTTTATCTAAATCACTTGATATTTTACTTCTAGGCGATAATACTGCAAAAATGATTGGAATGGATATTGGAAAAATAAAAACTATTATTATACTTTCATCTACTATTTTAATTTCAATTTTAGTATCTCTAACAGGATCAATAGGATTTATAGGACTTATAGTTCCTCATATATGCAGATACTTTTGTGGAAGTTCACATAAAAAGTTACTGATTCTTTCAATTTTAGTAGGAGCAATATTTTTAATTCTTTGTGACACAATAGCCCGTACGATTTTTCCTCCAAGAGATGTTCCGATTGGAATAATAACTTCTATTATTGGTGGGCCTTTTTTCCTTTTTATGATAGGAATAAAAAGTTTTTCTTTAGGAGGTAAAAATGGTAGAAGTTAA
- a CDS encoding ABC transporter ATP-binding protein produces MVEVKNLFYKTKDKIILNDISIKFPEKKFIGIIGPNGAGKSTLLKNIYGVLTPNSGNIFIDNKNIKKMNGKERAKKIAVLSQEDRENFDFSIEDIVEMGRYPYKSIFENYSKKDRDIAFNMLKKTGMEDYIGRNFKDLSGGEKQRVLIARALAQDAPILILDEPTNHLDIGYQLQLLHLIKHLDKSVIAALHDLNVAAIFCDYIYILKDGKLIEEGIPEKVLNKENLKNIFNIECSIGKNPINDKIQISYTTSHYHVNGIGSDHFHEDHFTGVHTHIIEK; encoded by the coding sequence ATGGTAGAAGTTAAAAATCTTTTTTATAAAACAAAAGATAAAATTATTTTGAATGACATATCTATAAAATTTCCTGAAAAAAAATTCATAGGAATAATTGGCCCTAATGGTGCTGGGAAATCTACTCTTTTAAAAAATATTTATGGAGTATTAACTCCAAATAGTGGAAATATTTTTATTGATAACAAGAATATAAAAAAGATGAATGGAAAAGAAAGAGCCAAAAAAATTGCTGTTTTATCTCAGGAGGACAGAGAAAATTTTGATTTTAGCATTGAAGATATAGTGGAAATGGGAAGATATCCTTATAAAAGTATATTTGAAAACTACTCTAAAAAAGATAGAGATATTGCATTTAATATGTTGAAAAAAACAGGAATGGAAGATTATATAGGCAGAAATTTTAAAGATTTGTCAGGTGGAGAAAAGCAGAGAGTTTTAATTGCCAGAGCTTTGGCACAAGATGCTCCTATATTAATACTTGATGAACCTACTAATCATTTGGATATTGGTTATCAACTTCAACTCTTGCATCTTATAAAACATTTAGATAAAAGTGTAATTGCTGCATTGCATGATCTTAATGTTGCTGCTATATTTTGTGATTATATTTATATATTAAAAGATGGAAAACTTATAGAAGAGGGGATACCAGAAAAAGTATTAAACAAAGAGAATTTAAAAAATATTTTTAATATAGAATGTTCTATTGGAAAAAATCCAATAAATGATAAAATTCAAATATCATACACTACAAGTCATTACCATGTTAATGGAATAGGAAGTGACCATTTTCATGAAGATCATTTTACAGGAGTTCATACACATATTATAGAAAAATAA
- a CDS encoding FeoB-associated Cys-rich membrane protein, which yields MNFLSFIILIIILFCICIALRKIYIDKKNGKGCCGGCKNCSKNCSYKK from the coding sequence ATGAACTTCTTAAGTTTTATTATTTTAATAATTATATTATTCTGTATATGTATAGCCTTAAGAAAAATATATATAGATAAAAAAAATGGAAAAGGTTGTTGTGGTGGATGTAAAAATTGTAGCAAAAACTGCAGTTATAAAAAATAA
- the feoB gene encoding ferrous iron transport protein B, with product MTLKDLPIGKMATVLSVGGNGALRQHFLDMGIIPKADIIMMKHAPMGDPIEIRINSYELTLRLADAAKIEITDIREKEEIKKESKPVKPISHPGLGEGGKYHKKSEENPLSEDIKLTFALAGNQNCGKTTLFNQLTGSNQHVGNFPGVTIDRKDGVIKGYNNTLVTDLPGIYSMSPYSSEEVVTRAFLLHEDPKGIINIVDATNIERNLYLTMQLMELDVPMVLALNMMDEIRENGGSILVNEMEEKLGIPVIPISASKNEGINELIDHAVHVAKYQECPERHDFCDENNHGGAVHRCLHGIMYLIEDHAKKAKIPVRFAASKLAEGDHLILEKLDLDENEKRTLEYIIKQMETERGLDRAAAIADMRFNFIKKVCDETVIKPKESKEHIRSRKIDEVLTGKYTAIPAFIGIMAMVFWLTFNVIGAWLSNILEIFIGWGTEAVADFLTSGKVNEVISSLIIDGIFTGVGSVLSFLPVIVTLFFFLSLLEDSGYMARVAFVMDKLLRKIGLSGRSIVPMLVGFGCTVPGIMASRTLPSERDRKMTILLTPYMSCSAKLPIYGFFTAAFFPDKGAFVMICLYFGGIIMAVLMALLMRKTLFEGEAVPFVMELPNYRMPGMKNVGHLLWEKAKDFLQRAFTVIFIATILIWFLQTFNLSFNVVEDSQDSILAAVAGVIAPIFKPLGFGDWRISTALISGFMAKESVVSTLSVLFGTTKNLLNVLTPVSAMSLLVFCLLYTPCVAAVAAVKKELGGKWAFVVAFGQCVIAWFAAFGIKIIGTLLGEI from the coding sequence ATGACATTAAAAGATTTACCCATAGGGAAAATGGCAACAGTCCTTTCTGTTGGAGGAAATGGAGCTCTTCGTCAGCATTTTTTAGACATGGGAATTATTCCAAAAGCTGATATTATTATGATGAAACATGCTCCAATGGGAGATCCTATAGAGATTCGTATAAACAGCTATGAACTTACACTTCGTTTAGCTGATGCTGCAAAAATAGAAATTACAGATATTCGTGAAAAAGAAGAAATAAAAAAAGAAAGCAAACCTGTAAAACCAATATCTCATCCTGGTCTTGGAGAAGGAGGGAAATATCATAAAAAATCTGAAGAAAATCCTCTTTCTGAAGATATTAAACTTACATTTGCTCTTGCAGGAAATCAAAACTGTGGAAAAACAACTCTTTTTAATCAATTAACTGGTTCAAATCAACATGTTGGAAATTTTCCTGGAGTTACTATTGACAGAAAAGATGGAGTTATAAAAGGATATAATAATACTCTTGTCACTGATCTGCCTGGAATATATTCAATGTCTCCTTATTCAAGTGAAGAAGTTGTTACAAGAGCTTTTCTTCTTCATGAAGATCCAAAAGGAATAATAAATATTGTAGATGCCACAAATATAGAAAGAAATCTTTATCTTACAATGCAGCTTATGGAACTTGATGTTCCAATGGTTCTTGCTCTTAATATGATGGATGAAATAAGAGAAAACGGAGGATCTATTCTGGTAAATGAAATGGAAGAAAAGCTAGGAATTCCTGTAATTCCTATTTCCGCTTCTAAAAATGAAGGAATAAATGAATTGATTGACCATGCTGTCCATGTAGCGAAATATCAAGAATGCCCTGAAAGACATGATTTCTGTGATGAAAATAATCATGGTGGTGCTGTTCACAGATGTCTTCATGGAATTATGTATTTAATAGAAGACCATGCTAAAAAAGCTAAAATTCCTGTTCGTTTTGCTGCAAGCAAGTTAGCTGAGGGAGATCATTTGATTCTTGAAAAATTAGATCTTGATGAAAATGAAAAAAGAACCCTTGAGTATATTATAAAACAAATGGAAACAGAAAGAGGATTAGACAGAGCTGCTGCTATAGCAGATATGAGATTTAATTTCATAAAAAAAGTGTGTGATGAAACAGTCATTAAACCAAAAGAAAGTAAAGAACATATAAGAAGCAGAAAAATTGATGAAGTTCTTACTGGCAAATATACAGCTATTCCTGCTTTTATAGGTATAATGGCAATGGTATTCTGGCTTACATTTAATGTTATTGGAGCATGGCTTTCTAATATTTTAGAAATATTTATAGGCTGGGGAACTGAAGCTGTTGCTGATTTTCTTACAAGTGGAAAAGTAAATGAAGTTATAAGTTCATTAATTATTGATGGTATTTTCACAGGTGTCGGAAGTGTATTAAGTTTCCTTCCTGTTATTGTTACTTTATTCTTCTTCTTGTCACTTTTAGAAGACAGTGGTTACATGGCAAGAGTTGCTTTTGTTATGGATAAACTTCTTCGTAAAATAGGACTTTCAGGAAGAAGTATCGTTCCTATGCTTGTTGGATTTGGATGTACTGTACCTGGAATCATGGCAAGCCGTACTCTTCCTTCTGAAAGAGACAGAAAAATGACAATACTTCTTACTCCTTATATGAGCTGTTCTGCTAAACTTCCTATTTATGGATTTTTTACTGCAGCATTCTTTCCAGATAAGGGAGCTTTTGTTATGATATGTCTATATTTTGGTGGAATTATTATGGCTGTTCTTATGGCACTTCTTATGAGAAAAACTCTTTTTGAAGGAGAAGCAGTTCCTTTTGTAATGGAGCTTCCAAATTACCGTATGCCAGGAATGAAAAATGTAGGACATCTTCTTTGGGAAAAAGCTAAAGATTTTTTACAGAGAGCATTTACAGTAATTTTTATCGCAACTATTCTTATTTGGTTCTTACAAACTTTTAATTTAAGCTTTAATGTAGTTGAAGATTCTCAGGACAGTATTCTTGCAGCTGTAGCAGGAGTTATCGCTCCAATATTTAAACCTTTAGGATTTGGAGATTGGAGAATATCCACAGCTTTAATAAGTGGATTCATGGCAAAAGAAAGTGTTGTTTCAACTTTATCAGTTCTATTTGGAACAACAAAAAATCTTCTTAATGTTCTTACACCAGTTTCTGCAATGTCACTTTTAGTGTTCTGTCTGCTTTACACTCCTTGTGTAGCAGCTGTGGCAGCTGTAAAAAAAGAACTTGGAGGAAAATGGGCTTTCGTCGTTGCTTTTGGACAATGTGTAATTGCTTGGTTTGCTGCTTTTGGAATTAAAATTATAGGAACACTTTTAGGAGAAATATAG
- the mscL gene encoding large-conductance mechanosensitive channel protein MscL: MSFIKEFKDFAVRGNVMDMAVGVIIGGAFGKIVSSLVNDIIMPLIGIFTGRIDISSLALTIPASKPDGSPVIIKYGVFLQTTLDFIIIVLCIFIMIKIINKLKKEKAEAPKEPPAPSKEEILLTEIRDILKNK; the protein is encoded by the coding sequence ATGTCATTTATTAAAGAATTTAAAGATTTTGCAGTTCGTGGTAATGTTATGGATATGGCTGTTGGTGTTATCATAGGTGGAGCATTTGGAAAAATTGTTTCAAGTCTTGTTAATGACATTATAATGCCTTTAATAGGAATATTTACAGGAAGAATTGATATTTCCAGTCTTGCTTTGACTATTCCTGCAAGCAAACCTGATGGCTCACCTGTCATAATAAAATATGGTGTTTTCCTTCAGACAACATTAGATTTTATTATAATAGTTCTATGTATCTTTATCATGATAAAAATAATAAATAAATTAAAGAAAGAAAAAGCAGAAGCTCCTAAAGAACCACCTGCTCCTTCTAAAGAAGAAATTCTTCTTACTGAAATCCGTGACATTTTAAAAAATAAATAA